A stretch of the Vitis vinifera cultivar Pinot Noir 40024 chromosome 16, ASM3070453v1 genome encodes the following:
- the LOC100267962 gene encoding chalcone synthase, whose protein sequence is MASVEEIRRHAQRPRGPATILAIGTALPDNCFPQAEFPDFFFWATKSEHLAQLKEKCLRIVVQLEAIRFLDHVSGSVALLKHIGASLDARQDIANVEVPKLGKIAAVNAIGEWGQPKSRITHLVFCTTTSLHMPGADYQLAKILGLEPKVKQVMLYLQGCFGGGTALRLAKDLAENNVGACVLVVCSEILTSTFRKPSEIEVDNLVGQSLFGDGAAALIVADQIFIPDSENAVEGHVCEMGLVVNLAKNVPNLIFEYIDKCMVEAFGPLGINDWNSLFFIVHPGGPAILDQIEAKLSLKKEKLEVSRHVLREYGNIVSPCVFFVMDETRKKSFKEEKATTGEGLEWGVLLGFGPGLTVETIVLRSR, encoded by the exons ATGGCCTCAGTGGAGGAAATTAGAAGACATGCCCAGCGGCCCCGCGGCCCGGCCACCATTCTAGCCATTGGCACAGCACTACCGGATAACTGCTTTCCCCAGGCTGAATTTCctgattttttcttttgggcCACCAAGAGCGAGCACTTGGCTCAATTGAAAGAAAA GTGTTTAAGAATAGTTGTGCAATTGGAAGCTATTAGATTTCTTGACCATGTTAGTGGAAGTGTTGCTCTATTGAAACATATAGGCGCCTCCTTGGATGCTCGTCAAGATATTGCCAACGTTGAGGTACCAAAACTGGGAAAAATTGCAGCAGTAAATGCCATCGGAGAGTGGGGACAACCCAAATCTAGGATCACACATCTTGTATTCTGTACAACCACGAGCTTACACATGCCTGGTGCCGACTATCAACTTGCTAAGATCCTAGGTCTTGAACCAAAGGTTAAACAGGTGATGTTGTACCTTCAAGGTTGCTTTGGTGGTGGGACTGCCCTCAGATTGGCTAAAGATCTAGCAGAGAACAACGTAGGTGCCTGTGTTCTTGTAGTATGTTCTGAAATCTTAACATCGACTTTCCGTAAGCCTTCTGAGATCGAAGTAGACAATTTAGTAGGCCAATCTCTTTTTGGTGATGGGGCCGCAGCTCTAATTGTGGCAGATCAAATATTTATCCCTGATTCAGAGAATGCAGTTGAAGGGCATGTTTGTGAAATGGGCCTTGTTGTTAATTTGGCAAAAAATGTGCCAAACCTAATTTTTGAGTACATAGACAAATGCATGGTTGAAGCTTTTGGTCCCCTTGGTATTAATGATTGGAACTCATTATTTTTCATCGTTCACCCAGGTGGTCCGGCAATTCTTGATCAAATTGAAGCAAAACTCAgcttaaaaaaggaaaaactcgAAGTTAGTAGGCATGTGCTAAGGGAGTATGGAAATATTGTGAGTCCATGCGTGTTCTTTGTCATGGATGAGACGAGAAAAAAGTCTTTCAAAGAAGAAAAGGCTACTACAGGGGAGGGATTGGAGTGGGGTGTTTTGTTGGGGTTTGGACCAGGCTTGACAGTGGAGACGATTGTGCTACGCAGTCGGTGA